In the genome of Bacteroidales bacterium, the window TTTTTAAATTCATAGTTAAAAATTGGTGAGGAGGGAAATTCGTCTATGATGATTTCTGTTTCTTTATTGCCATAGATAATGCAATTGGCAAAAGTTGCTTGTTCGAGTGGACGTACTTGATAATTGCCATTAATATCTTTATAATAATTGTTGAGCCATAAAGAGGGGGTTTGTCTGTTGTTGTAATACCAAGTATTGTATAGCGTGCAATGATAAAATTCGTATGATCCTCCAATTGTTAGGGCTATGGCAAACTGTCCACAATTAGCAAATACACAATTCCATGCTTTTACGGTACTCCCTTGTGCAAAGAGTCCAGCTGCATTCATATTTAATATTTTAGAGTTAGAAAGTGTTAGTGTTGGTTGGTTAAGTGATGCGAGTGTATCTACTTGGATGCCTATAATAGCATTGCGTATTTCGCAGTAATTCATGATATTGTCTTTGCTACCCATTACAAAGTAAATGCCATCCCATTGACCAGGGAGTTTATCGTACCAATGCTCTAAACGATCGCCTCTGAAAATAATAGGTTCTTGAAGGCTACCATTGGCAATGAGTGTCCCTTTTATGTACATACGTGAGCGATGATGAAAATAAAGTTTAGCACCTGCACTAATTGAAAGGGTTACATTGCTATCGACAAGCATAGAATTATAAATTAAATAAGGCTTGTCGGCTATCCAATTTTGATTTTGACTAATAATTTCGCCATTTATAAGATGCACGTCTTGACCATATGCAACTAAATCGATGTCTTGCATTACATTATTGAAAAAAAATTGAATACTGTCTTGTACTACCATGGGATTGTTGGTATTGGTAGGGTCTACTTTAACTTCTACAAAAATAAACATACTGTCTTGGGCATCGAGTTCAATATCTTTTAGTTCGCGAGTACTAATGCCATTAATATTGAGTCTGAAAAAAGATTGATTTCCTTTGGCTAATCGTATAGAGTTTATTTTTAGTGGTTGATTTTGAGTATTATAAACTATAAACCATTGGGTTGCACTCCCTATAGTAGTGAAAACAGTATCAAATTGTACCGTATCGGTTGAAAAGCGAAGAACTTTTTCGTTACCGTTGTAAAAGTTTTCTTTTTTGCACGACGAAAAAAGAATAATTAAGAAAAAAATACTAATGGATATAAAATTAACATATTTTATATGTTTATTTTTTTCTTTAAAGCAACTTTGGCAGGTATTTTGTCGTCTTATATTTGCTTGTTCTTCCAAGTAACTGATTTTAGGGTTTAGCGAGGGCTATTATTTAATAGTCCTCGTTTTTTTTGTAAAACTTTTAAACGTGCAAATTTATCAATTATTATTGAAAATCTAAATCTAATTGATCTTTTAATTGATTGAGTATGGGAAATTTTTCGGAGAAATAAATAAACTTTTCTTTGGGTGTATAGGGGCGTGGGGAGGCAGGAGTTTCTTCGGTTTTTTCAATCTGGATTTTGATATTATTGTTTTGAAGTTTTGTTTTTAAAAAATGGAGTAGTTCGTCGTGTATAGCTCTAATTTCCAATTCTTGTGAGTTATTTAGCGTTTTTATTATTAAAACATTTTCATTCCATTGAATAAAATCTGTATTTTGTGTAAAGAAGTTTTTTAATCTTATATCTTTTAGGTGATTATGTAAATAGTCGTTCCATGCTCTAATGCCTTCTTCAATTGTAAAATCTTTATTTTCTTCAATTTTTTTTATGTTCGATTTATCTGAAGTATTATTATTTAAAGTAATAGATTCAACTGCTTTTTTCTCATCTTTTATTGAGAAAATGGTAGGCGACTTTTGAGTTTCTTTTTTGGGGATTGTAATATTTTCTGTTTTCGGTTGTATAATTTGGGTTGTATTAGGTTCTTTTAATTCTGTTTGGGGTGGTTGAGGGGGGGGGTAAGTTTGAGTAGAGGGTAAGGGATTGTTTAATGGTGTCGAATTAGATGCTTTTGTAGAGGTGGGTGTTTGTGATGTATTAAAAGAACTATTGGGCTGAGACTGTTGTGGTTGTTGAAATATTTTTTGTTCAATATTGGCAAGTTTATATAACATTAATTCAACTAAAAAACGTTTATTGTAACTGGTTCTATATTGTTGTTCTATTTCGTTGGCAATTTGGAGTGCTTCGTATAAAAACGAATTGGTACAAACTGAAGCTTGTTGTTGGTAGCGAGTTGCTACATTATCGCTTACCTCTAGTAATGGGATAGTTTTCGGATCTTTACATAGCATTAAATTGCGGAAATGTTCACTTAAGCCTGTAATGAAGTATTGTGCATCAAAGCCGTTGTAAAGAATTTCATTAAAAATTAGGAGTGTTTCGGGAGCATTACCATTTAAAAATGCTTGTGTAAGCTTGAAGTAGTAATCGTAATCGAGTACGTTTAGGTTTTTAATTACTTTTTCGTAACTGAGTTCATTTTCACAAAAGCTTGCCATTTGGTCGAAGATGGAGAGTGCATCGCGCATGCTACCATCGGCTTTTTGTGCAATTACAATAAGAGCTTCGCGTTCTGTTTTAATATTTTCTTGTTGTGCAATATATTCGAGATGATTTACTATATCGTTGAGTTGAATACGGCGGAAATCGAAAATTTGGCAACGCGATAGTATGGTAGGAATAATTTTGTGTTTTTCGGTGGTTGCCATTACAAAAATGGCATGACTGGGTGGTTCTTCTAAAGTTTTTAAAAAGGCATTGAACGCATCCTTGGAGAGCATGTGCACTTCGTCGATGATAAAAACGCTGTATTTACCAAGTTGAGGAGGAATACGAACCTGATTGATGAGTTCACGAATAGAATCGACACTGTTGTTAGAGGCAGCATCGAGTTCGTGTATATTAAAAAGTGCATTTTTATTGAAATTTTTGCACGATTCGCATTCGTTGCAGGGTTCAAAATCTTCGGTAGGGTGGAAACAGTTGATGGTTTTTGCAAAAATACGGGCACAAGTGGTTTTGCCTACACCACGTGGACCGCAGAATAAATAGGCATGAGCTAATTGTTTGTTTTTTATGGAGTTTTTTAATGTGGTAGTAATTATTTCTTGACCTACAACGGTTTTAAACGTAGCAGGACGGTATTTGCGTGCTGATACAACAAATTCACCCATAACGATTTTATTTACCTTGACTTAATGCAGTAACTTTAAAGTTTTTAAGTTCCCAAGTAGCACAACTGCTGGTAGTTGAGGTGTATTTAAATGCAAGGTGAACATTGGTGCCTTGAATGGAAGATAAATCAATATTACCAGAAGGAGTCCATGTCCAACTTCCGGTTGAAAGTGAAAAGCCTGTAATTTCTGTCCAATGTGCAGTTGTGGGATCGCCACTAACATAATCGGTCGAATAATAGAATTTCAACGAACCATCGTTAGCTGAGCCATAGTTCATTGCTGAGGTAAAAGTGCAGATTTCGTTTGTAGAGTTGTCTAAGTTGATAGAAGGCGAAATGAGCCAGTCGATATTGGCATAATAACCTGAGTTGTAGCCCGACATGGTTGCACCATAGCTGGTTATAGTCCATTCTTGAGCACCTTGTACACTATAAGTTGTAAATGATCCCAAAGTAGAGGTAAATGGTTCGTTAATAATATCTCTCATGACTTGAGCGGTCGTATCCCAATTAATTAAATCGTCATAGCTGTTTAAAATAAGTTGATAGGTGCTATTATAAGAACTTAATATGGCTATGATTGAGCCTTTCCCTTTTGGGGTGAGTTTGCTGGCAAAGTCGGCATATTTGCTATTATATAATACAATGGTATTGCCATTATCGTCTACTAAATTTAAGCTGGTATTGCTAAATAACTGAGATGCAAACTCGGTGCCTACTTTTTCGAAATGTACATTGTCTATTTGTATTTTAGTGCATACATCGTTGCCGGTGAGTCCGGGTATGGTTTTTATTGCAGGAGCTATTCCTGAACCCGGCAAACCGTCTGGGAATATGTGACTATCGATCATGGCATAAGGAATTCTTCCTATAGAACCAGCATAATTGAAGCCTAGTTGAACAACGCCACCATAAGCACCTAAATAAAGTCCTTTACATTTAACATAAACCAATTGTCCGGGTTTTAAGGTTGTGTAGAGGTTAGTTTTATCGAGCGAGATAATAATACCAGCAGTACTATCTTGAATGTATAACGATTTATAAATATTTCCTGCTTGGTCACTTGAAATAACAATTCCTTTAATTATAATGTCATCTTCGATGCTATCTAAAGTTCCAGCATACAAAGCTTTTAATTCGGCAATGGTTTTATTGGCTGTTAAGTTGGCATGAGGAATATTTTGGGGAATAGCATCGTATTTATCTTTAATGCAACTTGTAAAAGTTATTAAACTCAAAATTACAAGCAAAACATGTATTTTATTTATATTTTTCATATGGTATAATTTTAATCTTTATTTATTCGTGAAATCCTTGAACATCGTTAATGTCTCTTAAATATAGTTGATATGAGTTTGTACCATTATAGTAGCTGAGTATAGCCACTATGCTGCCCGTGCCTTTAGGAACTAAGGCAGTAGCAAAATCGGCATAAACGCTTGTATAAATAACAATCGAATTT includes:
- a CDS encoding DNA polymerase III subunit gamma/tau, producing the protein MGEFVVSARKYRPATFKTVVGQEIITTTLKNSIKNKQLAHAYLFCGPRGVGKTTCARIFAKTINCFHPTEDFEPCNECESCKNFNKNALFNIHELDAASNNSVDSIRELINQVRIPPQLGKYSVFIIDEVHMLSKDAFNAFLKTLEEPPSHAIFVMATTEKHKIIPTILSRCQIFDFRRIQLNDIVNHLEYIAQQENIKTEREALIVIAQKADGSMRDALSIFDQMASFCENELSYEKVIKNLNVLDYDYYFKLTQAFLNGNAPETLLIFNEILYNGFDAQYFITGLSEHFRNLMLCKDPKTIPLLEVSDNVATRYQQQASVCTNSFLYEALQIANEIEQQYRTSYNKRFLVELMLYKLANIEQKIFQQPQQSQPNSSFNTSQTPTSTKASNSTPLNNPLPSTQTYPPPQPPQTELKEPNTTQIIQPKTENITIPKKETQKSPTIFSIKDEKKAVESITLNNNTSDKSNIKKIEENKDFTIEEGIRAWNDYLHNHLKDIRLKNFFTQNTDFIQWNENVLIIKTLNNSQELEIRAIHDELLHFLKTKLQNNNIKIQIEKTEETPASPRPYTPKEKFIYFSEKFPILNQLKDQLDLDFQ
- a CDS encoding DUF5017 domain-containing protein, giving the protein MKNINKIHVLLVILSLITFTSCIKDKYDAIPQNIPHANLTANKTIAELKALYAGTLDSIEDDIIIKGIVISSDQAGNIYKSLYIQDSTAGIIISLDKTNLYTTLKPGQLVYVKCKGLYLGAYGGVVQLGFNYAGSIGRIPYAMIDSHIFPDGLPGSGIAPAIKTIPGLTGNDVCTKIQIDNVHFEKVGTEFASQLFSNTSLNLVDDNGNTIVLYNSKYADFASKLTPKGKGSIIAILSSYNSTYQLILNSYDDLINWDTTAQVMRDIINEPFTSTLGSFTTYSVQGAQEWTITSYGATMSGYNSGYYANIDWLISPSINLDNSTNEICTFTSAMNYGSANDGSLKFYYSTDYVSGDPTTAHWTEITGFSLSTGSWTWTPSGNIDLSSIQGTNVHLAFKYTSTTSSCATWELKNFKVTALSQGK